A part of Paenibacillus sp. IHBB 10380 genomic DNA contains:
- a CDS encoding chitosanase: protein MYKTSTKPATNRVKFFVIMLCFIVIASFSAMSSPIQTKAFADENIAPTEEYIDPSELYDDSNEVNTDSLSTIDEDVFSQEAITAIDHDANFSPVTLQFLKTNTGLNGEQWNNIMKLINKPEQDSLDWTKYYGYAEDIDDDRGYTIGIFGATTGGSNDTGPDGPALFKEFDAASGASNPSIQGGLTRAGIKGTMNGKILKITDSNSVFVKKINALQNNAVWREAMWRTFYNVYIKYSVQQAKNRGFNSALTIGSFVDAALNHGASGDSNSLEGILSRSGNSTNEKTFMTNFYAKRTLIVDTNEYNQPPNGKNRVKQWSSLLNSGETDLKNADAAVVKATKWTMQ from the coding sequence ATGTATAAGACAAGTACTAAACCCGCTACAAATAGAGTAAAGTTTTTTGTTATCATGCTTTGTTTTATCGTTATTGCTTCATTTTCTGCTATGTCCAGCCCTATTCAAACGAAGGCTTTTGCTGATGAGAATATTGCTCCTACGGAGGAATATATCGATCCAAGTGAGTTATATGATGATTCAAATGAGGTAAACACAGATTCATTATCTACGATAGACGAAGATGTGTTCAGCCAAGAAGCCATAACAGCCATTGATCATGACGCTAATTTCTCTCCAGTGACGCTCCAGTTCCTGAAGACCAATACGGGTCTTAATGGCGAACAGTGGAATAACATTATGAAGCTCATCAACAAACCAGAGCAAGATTCCCTCGATTGGACAAAGTACTATGGATATGCTGAGGATATTGATGATGATCGCGGATATACCATCGGTATATTTGGGGCTACTACAGGCGGTTCTAACGACACTGGCCCTGATGGCCCAGCATTATTCAAAGAATTTGATGCTGCCAGTGGAGCTAGCAACCCATCGATCCAAGGTGGATTGACACGTGCCGGTATTAAAGGAACGATGAATGGTAAGATTTTGAAAATTACCGATAGCAACAGTGTTTTTGTCAAAAAAATCAATGCACTCCAAAATAATGCAGTATGGAGAGAAGCGATGTGGCGCACTTTCTATAACGTATATATCAAATACAGTGTGCAACAAGCGAAAAATCGCGGATTCAATTCGGCTCTGACTATCGGATCTTTCGTCGATGCAGCGCTAAATCATGGAGCATCTGGTGATTCTAATAGTCTCGAAGGCATACTCTCCCGGTCTGGAAACAGCACCAACGAAAAAACCTTCATGACCAATTTCTATGCCAAACGTACCTTGATCGTAGACACCAATGAATACAATCAGCCGCCCAATGGCAAAAACCGTGTGAAGCAGTGGAGTTCTCTCCTGAACTCGGGTGAGACGGATCTGAAGAATGCAGATGCTGCAGTTGTTAAAGCCACCAAATGGACCATGCAATAA
- a CDS encoding Gfo/Idh/MocA family protein, giving the protein MIRIGKISYWHVHAWDYTKQAQEHPEAEIVAVWDEDPTRGKEAADKQGVPFFDSLDEMLKCDDIDAVIVDAPTSMHKEVMIKAAEAGKHIFTEKVIAPTLSEVTEIIKSIDNNKVKLTVSLPRLNDGYTLAIQDVLKQGLLGEVTYVRVRLSHNGATAGWLPEHFYHLEECLGGALIDLGCHPMYLTRLFLEQEPIEVNAQLGYITGKEVEDNAVAMLSTASGAIGVVEAGFVNNFSPFTIEVHGTDGTLLFGTPDDKLLIRTSQREEYKNDWVEIPVPDNRVSAFEQWITHIQQDTSADENIACAIELTKLMEASNISAREHRAVRLDELKS; this is encoded by the coding sequence ATGATAAGAATCGGAAAAATAAGTTATTGGCATGTACATGCGTGGGATTACACTAAGCAAGCTCAAGAGCATCCGGAGGCAGAAATCGTTGCGGTCTGGGATGAAGATCCGACGCGTGGGAAAGAAGCAGCAGATAAACAAGGGGTGCCCTTTTTCGATTCATTAGATGAGATGCTAAAGTGTGATGATATCGATGCTGTAATTGTGGATGCGCCTACATCCATGCACAAGGAGGTAATGATTAAAGCAGCTGAAGCGGGGAAACATATTTTTACGGAAAAAGTCATTGCCCCAACGCTGAGTGAAGTCACAGAAATCATAAAATCGATTGATAATAATAAAGTGAAATTGACGGTTTCCCTTCCAAGATTAAATGACGGATACACACTTGCGATTCAGGATGTATTGAAGCAAGGACTTCTTGGAGAGGTGACCTATGTTCGTGTTCGTTTATCTCATAATGGTGCCACAGCAGGCTGGTTGCCGGAGCACTTTTACCATTTAGAAGAATGTCTTGGTGGAGCGCTAATTGATCTTGGATGTCACCCCATGTATCTAACACGTTTGTTTTTAGAACAGGAACCGATTGAGGTCAATGCACAATTGGGCTATATCACGGGAAAAGAAGTGGAAGATAATGCTGTAGCCATGCTATCAACCGCTTCTGGTGCTATCGGCGTGGTGGAAGCGGGATTCGTAAATAACTTCTCTCCGTTTACGATAGAAGTTCATGGTACGGATGGAACCCTTCTGTTCGGAACACCTGATGACAAGCTGCTCATTCGGACTTCCCAAAGAGAGGAATATAAGAATGATTGGGTGGAAATCCCTGTACCTGACAATCGCGTGAGTGCTTTCGAGCAGTGGATTACCCACATTCAGCAGGATACATCGGCAGATGAGAACATTGCATGTGCGATCGAGCTAACGAAGCTAATGGAAGCGTCTAATATTTCAGCTCGTGAACATCGTGCAGTTCGTTTGGACGAATTGAAATCATAA